From Carassius auratus strain Wakin chromosome 10, ASM336829v1, whole genome shotgun sequence, a single genomic window includes:
- the LOC113109641 gene encoding ceramide glucosyltransferase: MALLDLALQGFSIFGFGLFIVLWLMHLVSIIYVRLHLNKKTTEKVPYSKLAGVSLLKPLKGVDPNLITNLETFFELDYPKFEILLCVQDHDDPAIDVCKKLLGKYPNVDARLFIGGKKVGINPKINNLMPAYEGARYELVWICDSGIRVKPDTLTDMANQMTEKVGLVHGLPYVADRQGFAATLEQVYFGTSHPRSYISANVTGIKCVTGMSCLMRKEILDQAGGLIAFAQYIAEDYFMAKAIADRGWKFSMATQVAMQNSGSYSIAQFQSRMIRWAKLRINMLPATVIEPISECFVASLIIGWAAHHVFRWDIMVFFLCHCLAWFISDYIQLRGVQGGPPSFSKLDYAVAWFIRESMTIQIFLSALWDPTISWRAGRYRLRCGGTAEEILDV; the protein is encoded by the exons ATGGCCCTGCTCGATCTAGCCCTGCAAGGCTTCTCCATCTTCGGCTTCGGCTTGTTCATCGTGCTCTGGCTCATGCACCTCGTGTCCATCATCTACGT CCGTCTGCATCTCAACAAGAAGACCACAGAAAAAGTGCCGTACAGCAAACTGGCTGGTGTGTCGCTGCTGAAGCCCCTCAAGGGTGTGGACCCCAATCTCATAACCAATCTGGAGACATTTTTTGAGCTGGACTATCCCAAG TTTGAAATTCTGCTGTGCGTCCAAGACCATGACGATCCAGCCATTGATGTTTGCAAAAAGCTGTTGGGCAAATATCCGAATGTTGACGCCAGGTTATTCATAG GGGGTAAGAAAGTTGgcatcaatccaaaaataaataacctCATGCCAGCTTATGAAGGGGCAAGGTACGAACTCGTCTGGATCTGTGACAGCGGCATTCGAG TGAAGCCAGACACTCTCACTGATATGGCTAATCAGATGACGGAGAAGGTGGGATTGGTTCACGGTCTTCCTTACGTGGCAGACAGACAAGGATTTGCCGCCACGTTGGAGCAG GTTTATTTTGGAACCTCACATCCTCGTTCCTACATCTCGGCCAATGTCACGGGAATCAAGTGTGTCACGGGGATGTCGTGTCTCATGAGGAAGGAGATCCTGGACCAAGCGGGGGGGCTGATTGCGTTTGCTCAGTACATCGCTGAAGATTACTTCATGGCCAAGGCCATCGCAGACAG GGGATGGAAATTTTCCATGGCAACGCAGGTAGCCATGCAGAATTCTGGCTCGTACTCCATTGCACAATTCCAGTCTCGCATGATCAG ATGGGCCAAACTGAGAATCAACATGCTGCCGGCCACCGTCATCGAGCCCATCTCTGAGTGCTTTGTGGCCAGTCTTATCATCGGCTGGGCCGCCCACCATGTGTTTCGCTGGGACATCATGGTGTTTTTCCTGTGCCATTGCCTGGCCTGGTTCATTTCGGATTACATCCAGCTGAGAGGAGTACAG GGCGGCCCTCCATCCTTCTCCAAGCTGGACTACGCAGTTGCTTGGTTCATCAGGGAGTCCATGACAATTCAGATTTTCCTGTCCGCTCTTTGGGACCCCACCATCAGCTGGAGAGCGGGACGTTACCGATTGCGTTGTGGAGGTACGGCAGAGGAAATCCTGGATGTTTAA